TGATAAATTAATAAAACGCTTCCAAAAAAACATCGGATCGGGGGACTGAAGTTGGGAACGATTATTTGCAGCGATTGTAATGAAACCATTCAGTATTTTGATGACGAAAAAGTGACAGTTCTTTATGCCAGCAGCAAGAATTGCTTTTGCCATGTAGAAGAGGAAGACAGCGACAAAATATGAAGAATAACCGCCAGACCACATGTGGTCTGGCGGTTATTTCTCCTTAAAGAATAGCTTTTTGCTCTTTTATGACACGAATTTGCTGAAGTGTGTTGTCCTCAGGACCTTGAACAGGCAATCCAGCTTCTTGGTTTTTGTAAATATACGAAATGTTTTCCTCTGAAATGACTTCTCCTGGAATAAAAATAGGGATTCCCGGCGGATAAACCATTACAAATTCTGCGATAATCCTGCCGACGGCCTCTCTAAAAGGGATAACTTCCGTATTAGCGTAAAAAGCTTCACGCGGAGATAAAGCTAGAACCGGGATCTCAGGAAGGATAACGTCGGTGTGCGGCTGGCATTCAGATGATATGGAATGACGCGAGATCTCTGTTAAGGCATGAACGAGCGCGTCGCAATTTTCTTCGCTATCACCTGGAGTAACAATACATAAAATATTGTATAAATCAGAAAGCTCGACCTCAATATTGTACTCTCTCAATGCTCTTTCAACCTCATAGCCTGAAAGTCCCAAATCTTTAACAGAGATGATCAGCTTCGTTGGATCATAGCTGAAGGTTGCTCCGGAATGCACAATTTCTTTTCCGATACAGTTGATTCCGCTAATTTCATTTATTCTGCAGCGGGTTTTCTCAGCTAGCTTAATCGTTTCGCTGATCATTTTTTCACCTTCAATGGCAAGCTGCTTTCTTGCCGTATCCAATGAGGCAAGCAGCAAATAGGAAGTAGAGGTGGTGGTCAGCATGCTTAAAATCGTCTGTATACGATTTTTTGATACCAATCCTTCTCTAACATTTAATATAGAGCTTTGCGTCAGCGATCCTCCAAGCTTATGGACGCTCGTTGCCGCCATATCGGCCCCTGCCTGCATCGCAGAAAGAGGGAGCTCGTCATGGAAATGAATATGAACGCCATGTGCTTCATCAACTAGGACCGGAATCGAATAAGAATGTGCAAGCTTTACGATTTGACGTAAATCCGCTGCGATGCCAAAATAGGTCGGATTAATTACAAGAAGCCCTTTCGCATCAGGATGTTCTTGTAGTGCTTTTTTTACGCTTTCGGGAGTAATTCCGTGAGAGATACCCAGTTTCTTATCGATTTCCGGATGAATAAACACAGGTATTGCTCCTGAGAATACGATTGAAGACATGACAGATTTATGAACGTTCCGCGGAATAATGATTTTATCCCCCGGTCCGCAAACCGTCATCACCATCGTCATTATCGCGCCGCTTGTACCTTGGACTGAGAAAAAAGTATAATCAGCCCCAAAGGCTTCTGCAGCAAGGTCTTGAGCTTCTTTAATGATTCCTCTTGGCGCATGCAGGTCATCCAAGGGTTCAATATTAATTAAATCTATCGATAACGCATTTTCACCGATAAAGGATCTAAATGCAGGGTCCATTCCTTTTCCTTTTTTGTGCCCTGGTATATGGAATTGGTGCGGATTGGAATTTGCGTGTTTTAGCAGCCCGTCATACAAGGGCGTATCTTGTTGCGACAATTTATTTTCCCACCTTCATTTCTATGGAGAATTCGTTACATATTGTATGGTATCCCTTCAAATCAGCTGCGATTTAAATTAAGAATAGCCTTTATGTTTAGCTTTCGTTCATTTATCTGATTGTTAGGCGAACCGCCCCTAGCTTTTACGGGGAAGTATATCTCTATCTGTTCTTTCCTTTAAAGCGGGGTAAAACAAAAGAATTATATTATGTTCTTGTAAGAATGTAAAGATGATCGTATCATTTAAATGAAAAAGCATAATGGGGCAATGTAATATTCGCTAAAAAGGTGAAGTTTCATTCATTTATCCTGCTGTTTTTCGGAGGCTGTTAACACTGGCTTCTCCAGAATCCAAAGCGCAGGATAAAAAATGAGAAATAAAGAAACCTTATAATGTACAGCTGTAAAAGGAGTGAACTGAAATGGATTATTCCTATCCGATGAATTATGATTGGAAAACGGAAGAAACACTTGACGTAATCCAATTTTTCCAGTGCGTTGAACAGGCTTATGAAAAAGGGATAACTCGGGAAGCATTCATGGACGCATACAAAAAATTTAAAAAAATCGTCCCAAGCAAATCTGAAGAAAAAACACTATATAAGGAATTTGAACAATCAAGCGGCTATTCTTCTTACCATGTTGTAAAAAAGGCCATTGATGAAAGAGAAAATCGAATTCAGATGAATTAAAAACAAGCTGACAACATCAGCTTGTTTTTTGAATTTCTTTTTGCAGCAGGCGGTAAAGGTAAGAGACTTCCGTGAATGCTTCCTCAATCGCCGATAAAAATTCTCGGTTATTCATCTTCATGACATCTTCTTTTGGGATGGTAATGCCGCATAGCAGCTCCGCTTTTTTTATCGTTTGGAGCCTTTCCATCAAAGTTTTGAGCTGTTCGGATGACAATTCTCTGTGAGGGCTGGTATCCGGTTTCGTATGGTCAGCCGACCAGACGAAGTTTTCAGGAATGTGCTGTGATATATCCTGAAGGTGATCTTCAAATAAACCACCGTACTCTTTTTTAAGAGGAGATTCGTAAATCAGTGCAAACCAAACAAATACATGGGTTTTCCATAGCCCAATTTGGAAATGA
This window of the Bacillus gobiensis genome carries:
- a CDS encoding GapA-binding peptide SR1P, which codes for MGTIICSDCNETIQYFDDEKVTVLYASSKNCFCHVEEEDSDKI
- a CDS encoding aminotransferase class I/II-fold pyridoxal phosphate-dependent enzyme, with product MSQQDTPLYDGLLKHANSNPHQFHIPGHKKGKGMDPAFRSFIGENALSIDLINIEPLDDLHAPRGIIKEAQDLAAEAFGADYTFFSVQGTSGAIMTMVMTVCGPGDKIIIPRNVHKSVMSSIVFSGAIPVFIHPEIDKKLGISHGITPESVKKALQEHPDAKGLLVINPTYFGIAADLRQIVKLAHSYSIPVLVDEAHGVHIHFHDELPLSAMQAGADMAATSVHKLGGSLTQSSILNVREGLVSKNRIQTILSMLTTTSTSYLLLASLDTARKQLAIEGEKMISETIKLAEKTRCRINEISGINCIGKEIVHSGATFSYDPTKLIISVKDLGLSGYEVERALREYNIEVELSDLYNILCIVTPGDSEENCDALVHALTEISRHSISSECQPHTDVILPEIPVLALSPREAFYANTEVIPFREAVGRIIAEFVMVYPPGIPIFIPGEVISEENISYIYKNQEAGLPVQGPEDNTLQQIRVIKEQKAIL
- a CDS encoding UPF0223 family protein, whose protein sequence is MDYSYPMNYDWKTEETLDVIQFFQCVEQAYEKGITREAFMDAYKKFKKIVPSKSEEKTLYKEFEQSSGYSSYHVVKKAIDERENRIQMN
- a CDS encoding YktB family protein, which produces MSQLKFTKKDFDTFKIDGLDARMDVLKETVRPKLENLGEYFAPILQGLTNDEMYVHVAKHARRSVNPPEDSWVAFSNSKRGYKKLPHFQIGLWKTHVFVWFALIYESPLKKEYGGLFEDHLQDISQHIPENFVWSADHTKPDTSPHRELSSEQLKTLMERLQTIKKAELLCGITIPKEDVMKMNNREFLSAIEEAFTEVSYLYRLLQKEIQKTS